From Amyelois transitella isolate CPQ chromosome 4, ilAmyTran1.1, whole genome shotgun sequence, one genomic window encodes:
- the LOC106129341 gene encoding carbohydrate sulfotransferase 4 — translation MLRKVNFYSICFAFGLSVLLILAGSRYTDNINYHPSIESRRNIRNFLRVEDGENLQSMYEPTITFPYYDSIDIEKLLNKTSFKIKYDLSTYNFEQSGVQKLDDLLLESGGKPIRSVIVSTWRSGTTFLGEVLNAMPGNFYHYEPFLKFEIVQIRGLPLSTEALSNIKNMLRCNFEGMEDYFEYGKKHLNQFRHNTRLWDHCKYKKELCFDAEFTGRFCKLFPFQSMKVVRVRLRLMQEILEDKELNVKVVLLIRDPRGVMQSRQHRDFCQPAPDCWKPELLCADMISDYVAAGRLLKQYPDKLMVLRYEELALNPVGTTQYLLKFLGLGMTPSIERFLSTHTSVEVAGVSSTFRISQDVPFRWKNVLDFNYVDDMQTVCKEAMDLWGYRLAHNSSHMTSKEFNPIMEYSVRQ, via the exons ATGTTGCggaaagttaatttttactCAATATGTTTCGCATTCGGTCTCAGTGTACTCCTTATTCTAGCTGGAAGTCGATATACAGATAACATAAATTATCATCCGTCCATTGAGAGCCGCAGGAATATCAGAAACTTTTTGAGGGTCGAGGATGGAGAAAACCTTCAGTCAATGTATGAGCCCACCATCACCTTCCCGTATTACGATTCAATAGACAtcgaaaaattattgaataaaactagcttcaaaataaaatatgatttatcAACTTATAACTTTGAGCAATCGGGAGTGCAGAAGTTGGATGATTTACTATTAGAATCTGGTGGAAAGCCAATAAGAAGTGTTATTGTTTCAACTTGGAGATCTGGAACCACATTCCTTGGCGAAGTATTGAATGCTATGCCTGGCAACTTCTACCACTATGAGCCCTTTCTGAAGTTTGAAATTGTACAAATTAGAGGTCTTCCTCTTTCCACTGAAGCACTAAGTAATATCAAGAATATGCTCAGATGTAATTTTGAGGGCATGGaagattattttgaatatgGCAAAAAACATCTAAACCAATTCCGCCATAATACAAGACTATGGGACCACTGTAAAtataagaaagaattgtgtTTTGATGCTGAGTTCACAGGAAGGTTTTGCAAATTGTTTCCATTCCAGAGCATGAAGGTTGTGCGAGTGAGGTTACGCCTTATGCAAGAGATATTGGAAGATAAAGA GCTTAATGTTAAAGTGGTGCTTTTAATCCGTGACCCTCGTGGTGTGATGCAGTCCAGACAGCACAGAGACTTCTGCCAACCTGCTCCTGACTGCTGGAAGCCTGAGCTGCTCTGTGCCGATATGATAAGCGACTATGTTGCAGCTGGGAGATTGCTCAAGCAGTATCCAGATAAACTCAT GGTTCTTCGTTATGAAGAGCTTGCACTGAATCCAGTTGGCACCACACAATATCTCCTGAAGTTTCTAGGATTAGGCATGACACCCTCCATCGAGAGGTTCCTCAGCACGCACACCAGCGTTGAAGTTGCAGGtgttagttctacattcagaATCTCACAAGATGTGCCTTTTAGGTGGAAGAATGTTCTGGACTTTAATTATGTGGATGATATGCAG ACAGTTTGCAAAGAGGCCATGGATCTATGGGGCTATAGGTTGGCGCACAACTCATCGCATATGACAAGCAAAGAGTTCAACCCTATAATGGAATACTCTGTCAGGCAGTGA
- the LOC106129325 gene encoding ATP synthase subunit g, mitochondrial-like → MAWRSGSSKYAVVHNISEIYRPTINGYREKVLEALKDKADRAAKSELAKKIKVIKGFYTLEMAPPVSDNEMKKLFSDLALVKEFIQTGCYKFITVKQAWLLFLVGTEVGLWFYLGETIGKMHIVGYKV, encoded by the exons ATGGCATGGCGAAGCG GTTCTTCAAAATATGCAGTTGTTCATAACATTTCCGAAATATACAGACCCACTATAAATGGTTACAGGGAAAAAGTTCTAGAGGCCTTGAAAG ATAAAGCTGATCGTGCTGCCAAATCTGAACTagcgaaaaaaattaaagtaattaaaggATTTTATACATTGGAAATGGCGCCACCGGTTTCTGATAACGAAATGAAG aaGTTGTTCAGTGACCTCGCCTTGGTAAAAGAGTTCATTCAAACCGGGTGCTATAAGTTCATCACCGTGAAACAGGCTTGGCTGCTATTCCTCGTGGGCACTGAAGTCGGCCTATGGTTTTACCTTGGAGAGACCATCGGGAAAATGCATATCGTAGGctacaaagtttaa
- the LOC106129364 gene encoding uncharacterized protein LOC106129364: MMATPARIAVDLMLATSKAVVPAIGTAWQYAKVEMIPPMTHSFVHGAIGKNFEKSAAQFGQGIISGIEGRIKEMDMEVERVRKEKEAAIKAAMDQAAAAAKAAAQNKLDEKKRQDEAKAKEAQKPKEEKKPEAKAAAPPPAPKPEAKKAKPAKKKEPARKKEPKKNRRDEKKGKPPKK; this comes from the exons ATGATGGCAACGCCAGCAAGAATTGCAGTCGATTTAATGCTAG ctaCAAGCAAAGCTGTGGTTCCTGCTATTGGTACTGCATGGCAATATGCCAAAGTGGAAATGATACCTCCTATGACGCATAGTTTCGTTCATGGCGCTATTGGTAAGAACTTTGAAAAGTCAGCAGCACAATTCGGACAGGGTATTATTTCTGGCATAGAAGGCAGAATTAAAGAAATGGATATGGAAGTTGAAAGAGTAAGGAAGGAAAAAGAAGCTGCTATTAAGGCAGCTATGGACCAAGCAGCAGCTGCAGCTAAGGCAGCTGCCCAGAACAAATTGGATGAGAAAAAGCGACAAGATGAAGCAAAAGCAAAGGAAGCCCAAAAGCCTAAGGAAGAAAAGAAACCTGAAGCAAAGGCAGCAGCTCCCCCTCCCGCACCGAAGCCAGAGGCTAAAAAAGCGAAACCAGCTAAAAAGAAGGAGCCAGCTCGGAAGAAGGAACCAAAGAAAAACAGACGtgatgaaaaaaaaggaaagccccccaaaaagtaa